A region from the Bradyrhizobium erythrophlei genome encodes:
- the hemC gene encoding hydroxymethylbilane synthase, whose product MAAIRIKIGTRKSVMALVQTEEIARRLTAAVPGLEVEIVKFETTGDSDQTSKLLQHGGKGGAFVAEIRQAVVSGELQAAMHSLKDMPGNEDTPGLVIGATLSRDPPGDVLVLRAGVSIDDLRRSHGKGFKIGTNAVRRAAYARRLFPEVEVIHYRGAADSRVRKLDNCEMQRLPGGGAVGPADALIMARSGLQRVGFANRIAYEFSLAEMLPAVGQGIVAVECAAQDWQTRRILSAIDDAAAHQSADAEREVLWVLNGHCNSPIAGFSSIDGTQMSLTASVLDEAGGLFIEVSRSGPADRPRELGRAVGLELLAGGAAGIIDRSRPV is encoded by the coding sequence ATGGCGGCAATTCGCATCAAGATCGGCACGCGCAAGAGCGTGATGGCGCTGGTCCAGACCGAAGAAATCGCAAGGCGGCTGACCGCGGCCGTTCCCGGCCTCGAGGTCGAGATTGTCAAGTTCGAGACCACGGGCGATTCCGATCAGACCAGCAAGCTCTTGCAGCACGGCGGCAAGGGCGGCGCGTTCGTCGCCGAAATCCGCCAGGCGGTCGTGTCCGGCGAGTTGCAGGCCGCGATGCACTCGCTCAAGGACATGCCGGGCAATGAAGACACCCCGGGGCTGGTGATCGGCGCGACATTGTCGCGCGATCCGCCCGGCGACGTTCTGGTGCTGCGCGCCGGCGTTTCGATCGACGATCTCAGGCGATCGCACGGCAAGGGCTTCAAGATCGGCACCAATGCGGTACGGCGCGCGGCCTATGCGCGGCGGCTGTTTCCGGAGGTCGAGGTGATTCATTATCGCGGCGCCGCCGACTCCCGCGTCCGCAAGCTCGATAATTGCGAGATGCAGCGGCTGCCCGGCGGCGGTGCGGTCGGCCCCGCGGACGCGCTGATCATGGCGCGCTCGGGGCTGCAGCGCGTCGGCTTCGCGAACCGCATCGCCTACGAATTTTCGCTTGCGGAAATGTTGCCGGCGGTTGGCCAGGGCATTGTTGCTGTCGAATGCGCCGCGCAGGATTGGCAGACGCGCCGCATCCTGTCGGCCATCGACGATGCCGCCGCGCATCAAAGCGCCGACGCCGAACGCGAGGTGCTGTGGGTGCTCAACGGCCATTGCAATTCGCCGATCGCTGGATTTTCCTCGATCGACGGTACGCAGATGTCGCTGACCGCCTCGGTGCTCGACGAAGCCGGCGGCCTGTTCATCGAGGTCTCGCGCTCCGGACCCGCCGACCGCCCGCGCGAGCTCGGCCGCGCCGTCGGGCTCGAACTCCTGGCCGGGGGGGCAGCCGGGATCATCGACCGTAGCCGGCCGGTGTGA
- a CDS encoding GMC family oxidoreductase, whose product MNNKAPSAAHGSAETPEFDYIIVGAGSAGCVLANRLSADGRHSVLLLEAGPKDTNVWIHVPLGYGRLFKEKTVNWMYQTEPEPGLDGRTVFQPRGKVLGGSSSINGLLYVRGQHEDYDRWRQRGNHGWGYDDVLPYFKKAEDQARGADQFHGVGGPLPVSELSHADPLSAAFIEAAAETGIPKNADFNGATQEGAGYFQTTTRHGRRASTAVAYLRPAKSRTNLHIETAALAQRILFEGRRGVAVEYRKEGALRTARARKEILVCSGAYNSPQLLQLSGVGPAELLRGHGIDVVLDAAGVGNDLQDHLQVRVVMRCTQRITLNDIVNSPARKVMAGLRYAAFRTGPLSIAAGTSGAFFKTNPRLSTPDVQIHFLPFSTDKMGEKLHSFSGFTASVCQLRPESRGSLRIRSADPAAPPEIRINYLATEVDRTTNVEGLKILRKILRAPALKPYVVDEVDPGAKVSSDEELLNYCRQRGSTIYHPTSTCRMGSDPLAVVDQRLRVRGLEGLRVVDGSIMPDLVSGNTNAVIIMIAEKAADMILQDA is encoded by the coding sequence ATGAACAACAAAGCTCCATCCGCGGCTCACGGCTCCGCCGAGACCCCGGAATTCGACTACATCATTGTGGGCGCAGGCTCGGCCGGATGCGTGCTGGCCAACCGCCTGAGCGCCGACGGCAGGCATTCGGTGCTGCTGCTCGAAGCCGGCCCGAAGGACACCAATGTCTGGATCCACGTGCCGCTCGGCTATGGCCGGCTGTTCAAGGAAAAGACCGTCAACTGGATGTACCAGACCGAACCCGAGCCGGGGCTGGACGGACGAACGGTGTTTCAGCCGCGCGGCAAGGTGCTGGGGGGATCGAGTTCGATCAACGGCTTGCTTTACGTCCGCGGCCAGCATGAGGATTACGATCGCTGGCGCCAGCGCGGCAATCATGGTTGGGGCTACGACGACGTGCTGCCCTATTTCAAGAAGGCCGAAGATCAGGCGCGCGGCGCCGACCAATTCCACGGCGTCGGCGGCCCGCTGCCGGTATCGGAGTTGAGCCACGCCGACCCGCTCTCCGCGGCCTTCATCGAAGCGGCCGCCGAGACCGGCATTCCCAAAAATGCGGATTTTAACGGCGCGACACAGGAAGGCGCCGGATATTTCCAGACCACGACGCGGCACGGCAGAAGGGCCAGTACCGCGGTGGCCTATCTTCGCCCCGCCAAGAGCCGGACCAACCTGCATATTGAAACCGCGGCGCTGGCGCAGCGCATCCTGTTCGAAGGGCGCCGTGGGGTCGCGGTCGAATATCGGAAGGAAGGCGCGTTGCGGACCGCGCGGGCGCGCAAGGAAATCCTGGTTTGCAGCGGCGCCTACAACTCGCCGCAATTGCTGCAACTCTCCGGCGTCGGTCCGGCGGAGCTGCTGCGCGGTCACGGCATCGATGTCGTGCTCGACGCAGCAGGCGTCGGCAACGACCTGCAGGATCATTTGCAGGTCCGCGTGGTGATGCGTTGCACGCAGCGCATCACGCTCAACGACATCGTCAACTCGCCGGCCCGCAAGGTAATGGCCGGCCTGCGCTATGCGGCCTTCCGCACCGGGCCGCTGTCGATCGCGGCCGGCACGTCGGGCGCGTTCTTCAAGACCAATCCGCGGCTTTCGACGCCCGACGTCCAGATCCACTTCCTGCCGTTCTCGACCGACAAGATGGGCGAGAAGCTGCATTCGTTCTCCGGCTTCACCGCGTCCGTTTGCCAGCTACGGCCCGAGAGCCGGGGCTCGCTGCGCATCAGGAGCGCCGATCCCGCGGCGCCGCCGGAAATACGGATCAACTATCTCGCAACCGAAGTCGACCGTACCACCAATGTCGAAGGCCTGAAGATCTTGCGCAAAATCCTGCGCGCGCCGGCGCTCAAGCCCTACGTGGTCGACGAGGTTGACCCCGGCGCCAAGGTCTCGAGCGACGAAGAACTCCTGAACTATTGCCGTCAGCGCGGCAGCACGATCTATCATCCGACCTCGACCTGCCGGATGGGCAGCGATCCGCTGGCGGTCGTCGACCAGCGCTTGCGGGTACGTGGGCTGGAGGGCCTGCGCGTCGTCGACGGCTCGATCATGCCGGATCTGGTGTCTGGCAATACCAACGCCGTCATCATCATGATCGCGGAGAAGGCCGCCGATATGATCCTGCAGGATGCCTAG
- a CDS encoding DUF1697 domain-containing protein: MKTFVALLRAVNVGGTGKLPMNDLKAMCEAAGFAEVRTFIASGNVIFKSGKPEGGIRAALEASLKDYAGKPIGVLVRTAAELAAVLKANPFPKAAPNLTVAIFLNKAPPAAALSQITGRAGEEVRLGKREIYVHYRDGIGKSKLKIPAAADGTARNMTTIAKLTGLAG; encoded by the coding sequence TTGAAAACCTTCGTTGCGTTGCTGCGGGCCGTGAATGTCGGCGGCACCGGCAAGCTTCCGATGAACGACTTGAAGGCCATGTGCGAGGCTGCAGGCTTTGCCGAGGTCAGGACCTTCATCGCCAGCGGCAATGTGATCTTCAAGAGCGGAAAACCCGAAGGCGGGATCAGGGCGGCGCTTGAGGCCAGCCTGAAGGACTACGCCGGCAAGCCCATCGGGGTTCTGGTCCGTACCGCCGCTGAGCTCGCCGCGGTCCTCAAGGCGAACCCGTTTCCGAAGGCCGCCCCGAATCTCACGGTGGCGATCTTCTTGAACAAAGCGCCGCCCGCGGCGGCTCTATCGCAAATCACCGGGCGAGCCGGCGAAGAAGTCCGGCTCGGCAAGCGGGAGATCTACGTCCATTACCGCGACGGAATCGGCAAATCGAAGCTCAAAATCCCGGCCGCGGCGGATGGCACCGCCCGCAACATGACCACCATCGCCAAGTTGACAGGTTTGGCTGGATAA
- a CDS encoding CAP domain-containing protein, whose amino-acid sequence MKSHFAILLSLALLFGGLAAAEASPAEMISGFRLKHGEGRVAIDATLNRIALEQAKAMAARDKLDHDVLGSFGSRIAPSKAGRAAENIAYGYDSFEKTLDQWITSSEHRRNLLLSKASRVGVASATSATSHRTYWAMEIAGDYEPPRRLVAAGTKTPPAAKRKASVQSCRVRLLGLCF is encoded by the coding sequence ATGAAATCACACTTCGCCATTTTGCTTTCCTTGGCTTTGCTTTTCGGCGGTCTGGCTGCCGCGGAGGCCTCACCTGCAGAGATGATTTCCGGCTTTCGCCTGAAGCACGGCGAAGGACGCGTCGCCATCGACGCTACTCTGAATCGGATTGCGCTGGAACAGGCCAAGGCCATGGCCGCAAGAGATAAGCTCGACCACGATGTGCTTGGATCCTTCGGTTCGCGGATCGCACCATCGAAAGCGGGGCGGGCCGCGGAAAACATTGCGTATGGCTATGACAGTTTCGAAAAGACGCTCGATCAATGGATCACCTCATCGGAACATCGAAGAAATCTCCTGCTCTCCAAGGCCTCTCGTGTCGGTGTCGCCAGCGCAACAAGCGCTACTTCTCATCGCACCTATTGGGCCATGGAGATCGCGGGCGACTACGAACCGCCACGGCGGCTGGTCGCCGCCGGCACGAAGACGCCGCCGGCAGCCAAACGGAAGGCGTCTGTTCAATCCTGCCGGGTCAGACTCCTCGGCCTCTGTTTTTGA